A single Uloborus diversus isolate 005 chromosome 7, Udiv.v.3.1, whole genome shotgun sequence DNA region contains:
- the LOC129226763 gene encoding alpha-ketoglutarate-dependent dioxygenase alkB homolog 3-like has protein sequence MEKIRRDVCKFTGIAYNYALINYYSDSSVGIGQHKDNESSLDEDIPITALSFGATRTLQFERRGYPTYHLLCKHGDLYQMLAPTNKHYTHGIKPEYQVTGSRISITFRKIIVQTREDPLKPADDAPHQSEMCALGNPLPQMQHDPLQQVRPVDDEKPEEVDVSTPPLNDESVESPRKRARSRKPSLEFFEQELPPLSHTPRSVLKVTLPPAMSPTKLIEENNSLRIPDGT, from the exons ATGGAAAAGATTCGACGTGACGTTTGCAAGTTTACGGGAATCGCCTACAACTATGCACTCATTAATTACTATTCGGATAGCAGCGTTGGAATTGGACAACATAAGGACAACGAAAGTTCGCTCGATGAAGATATTCCAATTACAGCATTAAGCTTCGGTGCTACAAGAACTCTACAGTTTGAAAGACGTGGTTATCCAACATATCATCTGCTCTGCAAACATGGAGACTTGTACCAGATGTTAGCTCCGACGAATAAACACTACACCCATGGAATCAAGCCTGAATATCAAGTGACAGGTTCTCGAATAAGTATTACCTTTCGAAAAATCATTGTTCAAACTCGAGAGGATCCTCTGAAACCTGCTGATGATGCGCCCCACCAGTCTGAGATGTGCGCCCTTGGCAACCCACTCCCGCAGATGCAGCATGATCCACTTCAACAAGTACGTCCCGTCGACGATGAGAAACCCGAAGAAGTTGATGTATCGACGCCCCCGCTGAACGATGAATCTGTGGAGTCCCCGCGAAAGCGTGCAAGATCGCGTAAGCCCTCTTTAGAGTTTTTTGAGCAAGAGTTGCCACCTCTTTCTCACACGCCGCGTAGTGTATTGAAAGTGACACTTCCGCCTGCTATGTCACCAACAAAGTTGATCGAAGAAAACAACTCCCTGCGGATTCCCGAT GGTACCTGA